The genomic window CTCTGTGCTTGAAGCGCGCTGTTGAAGAACAAAATATTCGGTCCAGAAGCAAGGACCCGCAGGTCGAAAAGCATGTTGACAAGCTAACCATCAGCCACTCAAGCCTTGGCAAGTCCTAGCCTACAACATCTGCTGATTCTTACGCACATCAACACGCGAAGTGCAGACATCCCTGGAGCTTGCCTCTTGCAAACTGTGGTTTGCAAGGTGATTGGGTGGGGGAGCTACAGCACGGACCGCTGAAACTTCCACAGCTGCAAGCCGTTGCCAGTTCTCTTCCGACCACCACTCCGCAACGTTGTTGCGCCAAAACGAATTGCCAACTTCGTTGAGCCGCCATACACGCACGGCCTCTGCGCGACGGACACCCCGCATCTCCGAGCCGATTGCAGCGGTCAGATACCGTTAGCCCGGGATCTGAACAACGAGACTTGCCATCTTGGCATCACAGAACCAGTGACCACGCCAGGGCCAACATGTCAGGCCAGACTCTTTTGAGCAGTCTTTGCAGCGTCTGGTATGTCAACATATACGGAAGCATACGTCGCTGCCAACTGTCTGCACCCGGATCACACATCCTGAGAACGAATTATGATCCTTTTTTTTCGCTTCACACTAACGTTGACAGTAACATCAAAGAGTCCAAATACAAATGCCCGGGTTGTTCTGCACGCACATGCTCGCTGCCATGCGTCAAGCGTCACAAGCAATGGGCACAGTGTTCAGGCAAACGAGACCCAACAAAGTACGTAAAAAAGTCGCAACTCGCTACTCCAGCAGGCATCGATCATGACTACAACTTCCTTTCTGGCATCGAACGTGATCTTGAGAAATCGGAAAAATCAGTTGCTGAGAGAGGACTCCATGTCGGTCTCTCCGCCAGGCCCAAGGGTGATCAGACTCAGAGGATGGACTACCAgcttgcagctgctggcGTAAAAGTGATTCGGGCACCTAAAGGCATGAGCAGAGCGAGAGAGAACAAGACACATAGATCCAAGTCAGGGCAAGTATACGGTCCTGCGCGTTTGGGTCGAGACTGACTGATGTTATTGAAGTAACAAAAACATCATCTGGACAGTCGAATGGATCGGTGAAGACAAGAGTCGAACACTCACCCAGAGTTCTGCAGTTGAACCTATCTACAGGGCACACCCCCTCTTTGAGAGCACCCTATCGAAAAAGAAACGGAAGAGAGGGGCCGAAGTCCCTTCGAACTCAGAGTCTGAGCTACCTCAGCACGCTGCAGAGCCCACGAATGATCAGGCCACGCTGCCTCAAAGTGAGTCGATTGCAGAGACACAGAAGCCATCGCCTCCAATGCCGAAATCTTTAGCGCAAGAGGCACAGGAGATGAGCGATACACATGCAGAGGCCCCACCTCCAGATCCTGCACAATCTGACACTCCCACGGATGGCAGGTATAGTTTCTTCCTCCTGCGGCCAAGAACAAGCTCAAGCCGGCGTGTGCTCATTCCTCTGACATCTTCTGACACCCTTGGCGAAGCCCTACGAGGTTGCACAGTTGAAGAATTCCCAACAATATACTTCTTCTCTTCGACAACACCGAACCTGCCTGCAGAGTTCGTGCTGGATGAAGACTACAGAATGGAGGAGGGCGAACAGCAGAGAGAATTTGAGGAGCTGATGAAGGACGTTGACCCTGCAATATTGAAAAAATTACGCGATGATGGAACAAGCGGCAGGGCAGATGAAGAGGTGGATAGTAGGAAGATCCTTGACGTGCTGAAGCAGGATCTGGGTGTACTGTAGCTAGACAATGGTGTCCGAAATTGATCAAGGCCAACAAGACAGGCACGGGACTGCGCCTCACAGCAATCGTTGACTATGCCCATCGATTTCAAGGTGCAGGTTGAAGTAATCTGCATGGTACAAGGCTCTACCTATCCGAGTGGATCAACCTTTTTCACCAGCATTTCTTTTTTAGCTCAGAACAACGTCTGTGTGGCACCTCTCTTTTGCATGGAGAGTGTTGTTTGCACCACATCCTCAATGCTTTTCAACCTCGGGCACCATCTCAGCAGAAGCCCTCGGTGCCGCAACCCCGCTTGTTTCTGTCTCTCTCACCTCAATCCCTGCTGCACCCCTGCTCGGCTCTTCAAGCGGGTCGAAAACCCATTACCAAGGTTTTCAATCCCGCATTTCGCAAACTTCCACAGATAGGAATGCATTAGCAAATGCACTAGCATCGCAGCCCCGCCAGGCTAAGATCGAAAATCAGAGGTCGAGATTTTTCCGTTGGACTACGCCGCCGCGGAGCCCAACACCGAACCTGTGACGATTCAGAGGAAATTAGGGTCAGATCAAAGATCGAAGTTGCAGATTGCCGAGATATTTGAATAGGCCTGTGCGAAGAGGAAGGGCAATCCATACGAGGGTACCGTGACTCGGTAACAAGAACGTGGCACCAGCAGCCGCGTAATCCGATGTGGCATTGATGGAAGAACTGCCGGAAGATTGGATGTTATCAATGCTTTTGCGAACGGCCCGCATACAGATGTAGATGTCGTTTTTGCATTTTACTTGGTAGCTGGCATAAGTAGTGTAGATGGGTCCGGGATAAGCCGGAGGTCGCGGAATGGCTCTATTAACTAAATTACATTAAATCCTCCCTATTTTCGTATATAATACAATGTCTCTTGTCTCTAGAAGCATCTACGTGCTGTTGCCCTACACCCTCATCCTCCTATCTCAGCCATCTCAGCCATCTTAACTATCTGCTGGCCATCCATCTCAGCCATGGCCGGCCAGTCATCTTAGCTATCTCAGCTATCTTgtctatctacttaactattTACTCCtgcctattactaatacCTCTTACAAGATAAGAGTCTCTATAGGGCATTAGCTTATAGAGCAGAGTCTACCCTTAAGGAGTTCTATAAGAGAGGGATTAAGCCTATCTACTAGCCTCTATTTTTACTAGATCTTAATCTAATTAAAGCTATCTAGGATAAGATAAAGGACTAGATAGAgacttactatcctaacctTCCTACTAGCAGGCAGTATAGCTATAAGAGACTTAGGGGTATTATACAGGAGGCCTAGGATTTTATTACTCCTAAGGACCTTTAGAAGGTAGTAGCAAGCATAAAGGACAGATGCTAGGCAGTTATTAAGGCAAAGGGCAGGTACACTAAATACTGAGTAATTAATTCAATTTACCCAAAAATTACAGCCAAGTACCCCTGTTAAGCGTCTccacctacactacttatGCCAGCTACCAAGTATTTTTTTCTGCTCTGTTCCATGACAATCGGTAATTATCAGATCACCCACGGTGTCCCGGGATTCAGTTCCCGCATCTGTCAAACGTCAAACGAGCTGTCATGCCAGACCCTAAACTCCATGACTCTGCACAACACCTAGAGACAGGGAACAAATGAGCTCAGAGCTTCCAGTCAAAGAGTCGAGTTACGCATCCTTCGAACTACTGATAGTTATTGCCTCGGATCACAACAACGAAGACTCTGCGACAAGCCCAGGAGAAGCCGGAGGGTGCGCATTTTGCCTTCATTCGCGACGGGCTTCGGAGAACCTGCAAAGAAAGGGGTCTTCAAGCGATAGAGGCCCACTACATTGCCCACACGAGTTAGGTCCGGTCGATCTGAAGCCTCATCCTTTTGCGGCAGAGCTGGCGGGAACAACACTTCGCTTTGTCTTCTCTACTCTCAACAGTTCGCGAGTCCCTCCGAGAACCCATGTTAGGAAGGTGTGTCTCTGTCTACCAAGGAACAATTCGCAACGAGAGGAAGGCCAACTGGCCATGCCATGTGAACAGACTCTATTAGGGAAAAAGCACGGTAATCCTTCTGGACGACCTGGCCATGCCCTCGGTTTCCTATCACCGTATGACTCGGTCAGTCCCGCTTCCTAATATATTGGTCAACATGAGTCAATCACAGCTTCCCATGCCCAAAACGCCGGCAGACCATGAAACCCTGTCTAACATAAACCTCCAAAATACCTTGGCGGAAGCGGTCGCTGTCGTGATGACAAGTTGCGCACTACCGTAAAAACTCGATTCTCTGGCCGCAAGCTAACAGGGGGCGGCATGGCCTAGATAAGTTTAGATAACGCGTAATGCAACATTAGGTAGAGCGCCCTATAATTTTGCATAACCTGTAATCCCTACACTCCCTAAATAATGCGTGCACCTTTGTTGCAGCAGCagttaacgtactccacgggtgagcggatcaaacgggtgagcggatcactctgccaagaccacaccaaacctccaccttaccacgcaatgcctcaacaacaacatcaatctacgcccttaagagaagctgcgatacagcttgcgctccaggcaattaaacaagacaTAATACTTACCCTGTAACgtgctgcagctatatataacgcgccttacagcacactacacgcttaatacacagaacaacctacacaagctaCTTGTACGCCAGTtcaacagattatagactagactaagaaggacgtaattgctaagtacatccttaagctagatgcacgaggatttgcccctcagctagctgctgtagctaatatagctaattctttgcgtgctaagcgcaatataggctatgttagcataaactagcctaacacgtttattaagcgctgccctaaccttaaagtaaggtttaattgcaagtacgactacaagagagccctctgtaaggatctagagattattaggggctagtttaggcttgtagcaaatgttaaagctaagtatagcatctagaacAATAACacatataactttaataagacaggctttataataggctagatattaacaggagcagttgttacaggcttagagcgttaaggacagctaaaggcagtacagcagggtaattaagagtagacaatggttatacagggcattaatggcacagggtaggctattctaccctttattatctttaaaggctgtaaccacctctctgcctggtacaaagaggacaatctgccctataactaggttattagagtctctaagaacagatggactactaacaagcttggtctagactggttaaagcactttaatgcctatacaaagacgcgcacctaaggagtacactagctgctccttattaacagccacaagagccacaacttccttaacttctaacaatactgtaaggaagtaaagattgttacactgtgtatgcctctacacttatcttacctcttacaactactaaatataggttgttttgcccctctaaagaaggtatataggcgctaagctaagaatcttatatataactatattaacgtaccccacaggcgagccgcttaacgggcgagccgctcacttttgccaagcccccaccaaactccaccctattatggcccaaaacaacccagtttagtgctgcaaagtgcagtatggcctataatactatttagaaactacttctacctctttctaacacgttcgcgcgttatgtcctgtctgattgcactgtccacagcgtctttaggagggcttacctccttcagcgcgcacctgcttctttgccttcttcctattactacgcgccccaaactcctttagagttgttaattgcaggctatccttaactgttagggtcccttctgcctaaacttgctttcttttgtgtaatttttgttgtgtggctgccttattagtagcttaaagctgagtaatctcctgttgcgccaacactagcttatgcgcaattattgctgccccttttgctaccttcttaaacgccttaactatagaggtaggcgaactatctatatgcctctgaatccttgtcttcacaagcgttgattgcgacctaagtttaagggtgttgcttggggtttgcgactgccagagctcgttgttgacaggtagtagtggtgatagagtgcgcaacttcacatCAAGGGCCATTATAACCCGGTCTGGGtgttgaagtcgtactttagttaaagaccgtaagcactgattctattggttcttggGGATGAGTACGGGTACTGGATCGGTAAGGGTTatcaactaagcaaagcttgtgaagatagggtgcaataaatagtacagagtagactgtctagttcaagagcaggttaagattctaaagacaaacttaattaataaggttaaacacgaactataagggttatgttcctattaactatatactaataagatacattacttattaataagtaactagagttagtctaataaaatatataagggtgcttgtagacaagcatattgtattatgcttgttaataagcagttacgtgtgttatgcttgttaacaagcagtcatgtaacatccctatctgttctgtccttctctactgttcgttcctttagggcggagttaggggtcttggttggctggtacttatgtttgtgccgtgccctagcacaggattataacactatccccccttcccctttagtttgtccttaaactatGTAATTGTcttttagagttttatataatctgtaatctctatatctagtaacctgtaagttaagatgtcctTGCACGCCTGCAACATCtgtcttatattagaaatctgctaagctaatacacctgctaaaGTCCCTTACAATTGTTGTttctttagcagctataagtGCTTTATTATGCctagtagtctaaaaggtctaaagtgtgccAAGTGTATAAAGGCAGGCAAGCCATGTGTAAACATGTCTTAGgcgttgttagataagacttgcaaggagtataagaaaaaggtagaagaagataagtTGCTTCTTACAACTGTTATTGCGCGATTGttgcgtaataagaaaatcctAAAATAGGTAAATAAACGCGCGCGGcaaaaggcgctgtgtttagcaaatagaatagttaaggctgGCAAGTTAGACCTGGCTGAGGAAGTTAATCCTGACTGTCCTGCAGCGTCCATTGGCATGTGTGCCTCGCCAGCTACCTAGGGCGTTCTTggtttaattaaagagtctgtTGCGAATTATGGTACTTAcgtactaattagcagcaaCTTGTAAGGTGCGCAGGTGGTTCCtatgtgttttctaagtctaggtatcctaactatttaactagatacctttgTTAATTACCATTTCCCTTATgtattactatttttttaacttcctatttatctttgcTGTTGGCTTAATAATGGAAGTTTTCCtggataggcgttctagggttAGCTGGTTCTAATAGCGATATGTGGAACACTAGGTAAATCTTtatatcctttagcagattaagtctatagttaactagacttatctgcttagaaataaaaaagggtctaactttaacatagtctagtttttttgttagtctttgtgtgcaaaggttttttgtaaggagatagactttatccccctcttttagctaaagtgctgtttttcttttctagttgACATGTGAGATTActtgttcttaagccttgCTGATGTTTTCTAGTGCCTTTTCGTGCACTTCCTTCAGTCTTGCTACTGAGGATATTGCTGATTTAGTCTGAATTGGTGTGTCCAGACTTCtggtaaagagatttaggtgcatCCTGTAATTCAGGAAGAACAGTAATTCTCCTATTACTTCTGacaatttgttgttataTGCAATCTGTGCCATAGGTAATAGCAAAACCCAGTTGTCTTGCTGCTGgttgctgtatatctgtaggtatgtttctatagtctaatttgttctttcagtctgtctatctgtctatagataataggctgttaaaagcttcttcttggtaccaatagctgctaagagcgtgGTCCAGTAGTTTGACGtgaagagcttgtcttaattgctaataattaatttaggTATGCCGTGATGCCTTATGTGttaatctaggaacacttGTGCAAGCTGCTCTGCAGTGTAACTATGTCAAAAcggtattattttagcgtacttgGTGAATCTGTcaactataacaaagattgAGTTGTAGTTGTATCTAGTAACAGGGTCTCTTAAGGTAGGTAGCTGTGTGACAAAATCTATCGTAATGTTCGTCCATAGTGCGGTTGGcggctctattgcctgcatttctctgtattttgCGTGTGTGCTGTGTTTATTTTACTGGCAGTTAACACAATTCTTAatgtatttagtaaccttatcCTTTATGTTGCTGAACTTATAGTGTtatttaataagttctattatgtGTGTAATTCCAGGGTGTCTGTGTAACAGGTTATTGTgataattagtaataactTTGTTCTAAAGTTCCTCTGGTACATCTAATGTGGTGCGCTGGTTAATTTTGATCTGCATTATGTTGTTAAGCTGCTGTAATGGTCCTAGTAATCTATCGTTGTTGATTCCTAGCACTGCAAACTGGTTAATTGTTTTTTCTCTAACGAGGTTGTGTCGTTAACTAAGTGcattagctctactattgtccTTGCCTAGAGTGTATAGTATCCTGAATTTATATTATCTaagcatcttagactaacgtacttagcgttagtttaagactttacttgtagtaaagtatactaggttcttgtggttagtatagatagtaagttctaagcagctttctgcgtatagttactaatgtTCTAGAGCTAAGATAATTGTAAGCAATTCTTTGTTGTGCACATTGTAGcgttcttctagtcctaagaaCTTGCGCGAGTAGTATGCGatagggtgctatagtctatccttttcttgTGTAATATAtgcgcctaatataagatctgAGGTGTCAGTCTCTATGCGTATTAGTTTGCTGCTGCAAAATGTGATTAATATAGGAGGTGTGATACAGGCTTGCTTAAGTGCTTTAAACGTATTGTCTTGTTCTTTTCCCTACTTAAATGGTGTATCCTTCTGCGTAAGCTTTGTCAGCAGGATTGCagtcttagagtagtccttaataaagcgtcggttaaagttaacaaatcctaagaattcctagatctgtttGACCGTTTTTGGCGTCTGCCAAGTCTTGACTACTTCCACCTTTGTTGGACTGATCTTGACTCTGTGTCGTCCTACaatataccctaggaattCGACTTCCTCCTTGTGCTATTCGCACTTTTTAGGTTTAAGCTGTAGGTCTGCCTGctttaggcattctagcacttctgtaACGTGTTTTGTgtgctcttctagtgtcttagAGTACACTAGGATgttgtctaggtacgctACCACAGTTCTGTTGAGGTGTGCTCTCAGGACGTTGTTAATCAACTCCTGGCACGTAGCTGGTGTGTTTGTTAGACTGAACGGTATAACAAGGTACTTGTAGAGTCCATATCGCGTCCTAAATACCGTcttctattcttcttctttctttatgcgtataaggttgtacgcgccTTGTAGATCTAACGCcgtaaagtactaagctcctgcTAGCCAGTCCTGCAACTCTGTGATGTTCGGGAGCGGGTAGCGGTTCTTAATAGTGATTTTATTGAGCTTCCTGAAGTTAATGCAAGGTCGTAGCTTGCcatccttcttaggaacgAACATgattaggtaccctgcaggtgattctaatcttctaataaatcccttcttaaggttctccttaatgtacttgcgaagtactttaagttccttttctaataactgGTATAGTAGCCCGAAAGTCAGTATCTTTCCTTCCTGGAGCTTAATCTCGTGatcctagggtttatgcttaggcagggcttttgctgtaagctcttctctaaacaTCTCTGCGTACTGTTAGTAAACGTCAGGGATGGCAGGAGGTGcactcttctcctccttaactcttactttataATCTGTAGGTCTCTCAGTATCTGCagagttaactgctctatcttgGCGCGTCTTATGTGTTGAAGAGACATTGTTAATCTCTTTCTTATCTACCAGCTGctgcgtgcgctgcgtaggcgtagatgCATTAGTGCCACATTTGTAACCTTCTAacaaaagtctttcttgtgcccagtctatctttaggttgtgCTTTTGTAACTAGGGAAGTCCTAGTATAACGTTGTGCGTGGCCTTTgcaaagacgtctaggtttatttccttatagtgcccctgtatctgtaggggtgctgctattactttGAACATAATCAGCGGTTTGTCCagcattaattctctattagctacttagagcaAATAAGCGTGTTTCTTGcgatataatctaagtctagctcAGAACACTGTTGTCTGTGATATATAGTTTGCTtatgctcctaagtctaagagtactaaaaagactactctatttagtttaataggtagtttaaTAAGGTGATTAGTCCTGATGCTATTAATGGATCGATCCCTGgggcttgtaggcgctgGCCTAAAAAAGTCTCCTTATTACCGAACCCTTCGTATTCCTTAGTAGTGCGGTGTTTCTTGCAGTCTGTATTAAGACAGTTCTGCCAGTGTGTGTTGT from Ascochyta rabiei chromosome 2, complete sequence includes these protein-coding regions:
- a CDS encoding Box C/D snoRNA accumulation, variant 2 — encoded protein: MSGQTLLSSLCSVCNIKESKYKCPGCSARTCSLPCVKRHKQWAQCSGKRDPTKYVKKSQLATPAGIDHDYNFLSGIERDLEKSEKSVAERGLHVGLSARPKGDQTQRMDYQLAAAGVKVIRAPKGMSRARENKTHRSKSGNKNIIWTVEWIGEDKSRTLTQSSAVEPIYRAHPLFESTLSKKKRKRGAEVPSNSESELPQHAAEPTNDQATLPQSESIAETQKPSPPMPKSLAQEAQEMSDTHAEAPPPDPAQSDTPTDGRYSFFLLRPRTSSSRRVLIPLTSSDTLGEALRGCTVEEFPTIYFFSSTTPNLPAEFVLDEDYRMEEGEQQREFEELMKDVDPAILKKLRDDGTSGRADEEVDSRKILDVLKQDLGVL
- a CDS encoding Box C/D snoRNA accumulation; this translates as MSGQTLLSSLCSVWYVNIYGSIRRCQLSAPGSHILRTNYDPFFSLHTNVDSNIKESKYKCPGCSARTCSLPCVKRHKQWAQCSGKRDPTKYVKKSQLATPAGIDHDYNFLSGIERDLEKSEKSVAERGLHVGLSARPKGDQTQRMDYQLAAAGVKVIRAPKGMSRARENKTHRSKSGNKNIIWTVEWIGEDKSRTLTQSSAVEPIYRAHPLFESTLSKKKRKRGAEVPSNSESELPQHAAEPTNDQATLPQSESIAETQKPSPPMPKSLAQEAQEMSDTHAEAPPPDPAQSDTPTDGRYSFFLLRPRTSSSRRVLIPLTSSDTLGEALRGCTVEEFPTIYFFSSTTPNLPAEFVLDEDYRMEEGEQQREFEELMKDVDPAILKKLRDDGTSGRADEEVDSRKILDVLKQDLGVL